In Chrysemys picta bellii isolate R12L10 chromosome 3, ASM1138683v2, whole genome shotgun sequence, a single genomic region encodes these proteins:
- the BEND3 gene encoding BEN domain-containing protein 3 isoform X2: MKNRDIGSPTQVNVEQPNKNKNPNITWLCEEEPFNDVTTPSYKKPLYGISHKITEKKSTPGAEQFSSYELFEKVNPSSPSHLRNLSDQRKRDSAATIAVTASTADSDPNIYSLIQKMFYTLNTLNSNMSQLHSKVDLLSLEVSRIKKHVSPTESVAEFRPPPEYQLTAAELKQIMDQSTSGGDLACRLLVQLFPELFSDDEFNRSCSTCGFLNKKKLESLHLQLIRNYVEVCYPSVKNNAVWQVECLPQVNDFFSRFWAQREMENSQQSVQSSSFYESEQVESSHFIEDKEQEEALSLDRDNATTSDYVLDAQDLNEFLDEASSPGEFSVFLLHRLFPELFDHRNLAERYNCYGDSGKQELDPHRLQIIRRYTEIYFPDVQEEEAWLQQCAQRINDELESMYMDGSECEQMRDDCYDSSSLPDDVSIIKVEDSFEYERPGRRSKKIWLVPIDFDKLDIPPPDFDVPIPDYLLNKEQIKNIYESSLSIGNFASRLLVHLFPELFTHENLRKQYNCSGSLGKKQLDPTRIKLIRHYVQILYPRAKNDRVWTLEFVGKLDERCRRRDTEQRRTYQQQRKVHVPGPERREFLTYAINPERFREEFEGPPLPPERSSKDFCKIPLDELVVPSPDFPVPSLYMLSDKEVREIVQQSLSVGNFAARLLVRLFPELFTPENLRLQYNHSGACNKKQLDPTRLRLIRHYVEAVYPVEKMEEVWHYECIPSIDERCRRPNRKKCDILKKAKKAKK, translated from the coding sequence ATGAAGAACCGAGATATTGGGTCACCCACTCAGGTAAACGTAGAGCAGCCTAACAAGAACAAGAATCCCAATATAACatggctgtgtgaagaagaacccTTCAATGACGTGACCACTCCATCCTATAAGAAACCTCTGTATGGCATCTCACACAAAATTACAGAGAAGAAGAGCACACCAGGGGCAGAGCAGTTTTCTTCTTATGAGCTATTTGAAAAGGTCAATCCAAGCAGCCCCTCCCATCTGCGGAATTTGAGTGATCAACGCAAAAGGGATTCTGCTGCTACCATCGCTGTTACAGCTTCCACCGCAGATTCTGATCCAAACATATATTCTTTGATACAGAAAATGTTTTACACCCTCAACACCCTGAATTCCAATATGTCTCAGCTTCACAGCAAGGTTGACCTGTTGTCTCTTGAGGTCAGCAGAATTAAAAAGCATGTCAGCCCAACAGAGTCTGTAGCAGAGTTCAGGCCTCCCCCCGAGTACCAGCTAACCGCTGCAGAACTCAAACAGATCATGGATCAGAGCACATCAGGTGGAGATTTGGCTTGCCGGTTACTAGTTCAGCTTTTCCCAGAGCTCTTCAGCGATGATGAGTTCAACAGGAGCTGCAGCACATGTGGCTTCCTTAACAAAAAGAAGCTTGAATCGCTTCATCTGCAGCTTATCCGAAACTATGTGGAAGTTTGTTATCCTTCTGTGAAGAATAATGCTGTGTGGCAGGTGGAGTGTTTGCCCCAAGTTAATGACTTTTTCAGTAGATTTTGGGCACAAAGAGAAATGGAAAATAGTCAGCAAAGTGTGCAGTCATCCAGTTTTTATGAGTCTGAACAGGTAGAGTCCTCTCATTTCATTGAGGATAAAGAGCAGGAGGAAGCTTTGTCCCTGGACAGGGATAATGCCACCACCTCAGATTATGTTCTAGATGCTCAGGATCTCAATGAATTTTTAGATGAAGCTTCATCCCCTGGGGAATTTTCTGTGTTTTTGTTACACAGATTATTTCCTGAGCTCTTCGACCACAGGAACCTGGCTGAAAGATATAACTGCTATGGAGATTCTGGGAAGCAAGAGCTGGATCCTCATCGACTTCAGATAATTCGAAGATACACAGAAATTTACTTTCCTGATGTGCAGGAAGAGGAGGCGTGGTTGCAGCAGTGTGCACAGCGAATAAATGATGAACTTGAAAGTATGTATATGGATGGGAGTGAGTGTGAACAGATGAGAGACGACTGCTATGATTCTTCTAGTTTGCCTGATGATGTATCTATCATAAAAGTGGAAGACAGCTTTGAATATGAAAGGCCAGGAAGAAGGTCAAAAAAGATTTGGCTTGTGCCCATAGACTTTGATAAACTTGACATTCCCCCTCCCGATTTTGATGTTCCTATCCCGGATTACCTGTTGAACaaggaacaaattaaaaatatatatgaaagCAGTCTGTCCATAGGAAACTTTGCATCTCGATTGCTTGTTCACTTATTCCCTGAACTGTTTACTCATGAAAATCTAAGGAAGCAATACAACTGTAGCGGATCACTAGGCAAGAAACAACTTGATCCAACCAGGATTAAATTAATTCGACATTATGTGCAAATATTGTACCCAAGAGCAAAGAATGATAGAGTATGGACATTGGAATTTGTTGGGAAGCTTGATGAGAGATGTCGACGCAGGGATACCGAACAGAGGCGCACATACCAACAGCAGCGGAAAGTTCATGTTCCAGGGCCTGAGAGGAGAGAATTTCTTACCTATGCAATAAACCCagaaagattcagagaagagttTGAAGGGCCACCACTGCCGCCAGAAAGAAGCAGCAAAGATTTTTGCAAGATACCACTTGACGAACTTGTCGTTCCTTCTCCAGACTTCCCTGTGCCTTCTCTGTACATGCTATCTGATAAAGAGGTAAGAGAGATAGTACAGCAGAGCCTTTCTGTGGGAAACTTTGCTGCCAGGCTTCTAGTAAGACTCTTTCCAGAGCTCTTTACTCCAGAGAATCTCAGACTGCAATATAACCATTCAGGTGCTTGTAACAAGAAGCAACTTGATCCCACCAGACTCAGATTGATCCGTCATTATGTTGAAGCAGTTTACCCCGTGGAGAAAATGGAAGAAGTGTGGCATTATGAATGTATACCGAGCATTGATGAAAGATGCCGGCGTCCCAACAGGAAAAAGTGTGATATACTGAAAAAAGCCAAGAAAGCAAAAAAGTGA
- the BEND3 gene encoding BEN domain-containing protein 3 isoform X1: protein MNSAEFNDDDEVKIIKNNLVKVETENEDEALDCSVTSRSPEKHSLDGSVTCLQDSNKRKQTSLGCDGSGSQQEILPSVKKRRFTQEGLVSNMKNRDIGSPTQVNVEQPNKNKNPNITWLCEEEPFNDVTTPSYKKPLYGISHKITEKKSTPGAEQFSSYELFEKVNPSSPSHLRNLSDQRKRDSAATIAVTASTADSDPNIYSLIQKMFYTLNTLNSNMSQLHSKVDLLSLEVSRIKKHVSPTESVAEFRPPPEYQLTAAELKQIMDQSTSGGDLACRLLVQLFPELFSDDEFNRSCSTCGFLNKKKLESLHLQLIRNYVEVCYPSVKNNAVWQVECLPQVNDFFSRFWAQREMENSQQSVQSSSFYESEQVESSHFIEDKEQEEALSLDRDNATTSDYVLDAQDLNEFLDEASSPGEFSVFLLHRLFPELFDHRNLAERYNCYGDSGKQELDPHRLQIIRRYTEIYFPDVQEEEAWLQQCAQRINDELESMYMDGSECEQMRDDCYDSSSLPDDVSIIKVEDSFEYERPGRRSKKIWLVPIDFDKLDIPPPDFDVPIPDYLLNKEQIKNIYESSLSIGNFASRLLVHLFPELFTHENLRKQYNCSGSLGKKQLDPTRIKLIRHYVQILYPRAKNDRVWTLEFVGKLDERCRRRDTEQRRTYQQQRKVHVPGPERREFLTYAINPERFREEFEGPPLPPERSSKDFCKIPLDELVVPSPDFPVPSLYMLSDKEVREIVQQSLSVGNFAARLLVRLFPELFTPENLRLQYNHSGACNKKQLDPTRLRLIRHYVEAVYPVEKMEEVWHYECIPSIDERCRRPNRKKCDILKKAKKAKK, encoded by the exons ATGAACTCAGCTGAATTCAATGATGATGATGAAG ttaaaattataaaaaacaaTCTTGTGAAAGTAGAAACAGAAAATGAAGATGAAGCACTAGACTGCTCCGTGacatccagatctcctgagaaACACTCACTGGATGGCTCAGTTACTTGCCTACAGGATTCTAACAAACGGAAACAGACCTCACTTGGTTGTGATGGTTCAGGGAGCCAGCAAGAGATTTTACCCAGTGTGAAGAAAAGACGCTTTACTCAAGAG GGCCTCGTTTCAAACATGAAGAACCGAGATATTGGGTCACCCACTCAGGTAAACGTAGAGCAGCCTAACAAGAACAAGAATCCCAATATAACatggctgtgtgaagaagaacccTTCAATGACGTGACCACTCCATCCTATAAGAAACCTCTGTATGGCATCTCACACAAAATTACAGAGAAGAAGAGCACACCAGGGGCAGAGCAGTTTTCTTCTTATGAGCTATTTGAAAAGGTCAATCCAAGCAGCCCCTCCCATCTGCGGAATTTGAGTGATCAACGCAAAAGGGATTCTGCTGCTACCATCGCTGTTACAGCTTCCACCGCAGATTCTGATCCAAACATATATTCTTTGATACAGAAAATGTTTTACACCCTCAACACCCTGAATTCCAATATGTCTCAGCTTCACAGCAAGGTTGACCTGTTGTCTCTTGAGGTCAGCAGAATTAAAAAGCATGTCAGCCCAACAGAGTCTGTAGCAGAGTTCAGGCCTCCCCCCGAGTACCAGCTAACCGCTGCAGAACTCAAACAGATCATGGATCAGAGCACATCAGGTGGAGATTTGGCTTGCCGGTTACTAGTTCAGCTTTTCCCAGAGCTCTTCAGCGATGATGAGTTCAACAGGAGCTGCAGCACATGTGGCTTCCTTAACAAAAAGAAGCTTGAATCGCTTCATCTGCAGCTTATCCGAAACTATGTGGAAGTTTGTTATCCTTCTGTGAAGAATAATGCTGTGTGGCAGGTGGAGTGTTTGCCCCAAGTTAATGACTTTTTCAGTAGATTTTGGGCACAAAGAGAAATGGAAAATAGTCAGCAAAGTGTGCAGTCATCCAGTTTTTATGAGTCTGAACAGGTAGAGTCCTCTCATTTCATTGAGGATAAAGAGCAGGAGGAAGCTTTGTCCCTGGACAGGGATAATGCCACCACCTCAGATTATGTTCTAGATGCTCAGGATCTCAATGAATTTTTAGATGAAGCTTCATCCCCTGGGGAATTTTCTGTGTTTTTGTTACACAGATTATTTCCTGAGCTCTTCGACCACAGGAACCTGGCTGAAAGATATAACTGCTATGGAGATTCTGGGAAGCAAGAGCTGGATCCTCATCGACTTCAGATAATTCGAAGATACACAGAAATTTACTTTCCTGATGTGCAGGAAGAGGAGGCGTGGTTGCAGCAGTGTGCACAGCGAATAAATGATGAACTTGAAAGTATGTATATGGATGGGAGTGAGTGTGAACAGATGAGAGACGACTGCTATGATTCTTCTAGTTTGCCTGATGATGTATCTATCATAAAAGTGGAAGACAGCTTTGAATATGAAAGGCCAGGAAGAAGGTCAAAAAAGATTTGGCTTGTGCCCATAGACTTTGATAAACTTGACATTCCCCCTCCCGATTTTGATGTTCCTATCCCGGATTACCTGTTGAACaaggaacaaattaaaaatatatatgaaagCAGTCTGTCCATAGGAAACTTTGCATCTCGATTGCTTGTTCACTTATTCCCTGAACTGTTTACTCATGAAAATCTAAGGAAGCAATACAACTGTAGCGGATCACTAGGCAAGAAACAACTTGATCCAACCAGGATTAAATTAATTCGACATTATGTGCAAATATTGTACCCAAGAGCAAAGAATGATAGAGTATGGACATTGGAATTTGTTGGGAAGCTTGATGAGAGATGTCGACGCAGGGATACCGAACAGAGGCGCACATACCAACAGCAGCGGAAAGTTCATGTTCCAGGGCCTGAGAGGAGAGAATTTCTTACCTATGCAATAAACCCagaaagattcagagaagagttTGAAGGGCCACCACTGCCGCCAGAAAGAAGCAGCAAAGATTTTTGCAAGATACCACTTGACGAACTTGTCGTTCCTTCTCCAGACTTCCCTGTGCCTTCTCTGTACATGCTATCTGATAAAGAGGTAAGAGAGATAGTACAGCAGAGCCTTTCTGTGGGAAACTTTGCTGCCAGGCTTCTAGTAAGACTCTTTCCAGAGCTCTTTACTCCAGAGAATCTCAGACTGCAATATAACCATTCAGGTGCTTGTAACAAGAAGCAACTTGATCCCACCAGACTCAGATTGATCCGTCATTATGTTGAAGCAGTTTACCCCGTGGAGAAAATGGAAGAAGTGTGGCATTATGAATGTATACCGAGCATTGATGAAAGATGCCGGCGTCCCAACAGGAAAAAGTGTGATATACTGAAAAAAGCCAAGAAAGCAAAAAAGTGA